The stretch of DNA CGTCGTAAAGGTCGCGGTTGGCAAAACGGACATGGTCGACAGTGATCGGCATTTTGGACTATTGTGTGTTAAATAAGTGGATTTGTGTGCAGTGAGGTTTTGGAGCAGCACCAAGCGGTTATGTACTACTCCACTTTCCACTGCTATGGGAGAGAGAATTTGCGTCGAGTGGATTTTTGTTTTGGATTGTACGAACAACTTCTTGTTcaagtttgagtttttttttttttttttatttttaaattctattagcaatttatgatttttttttttcaaaatactcatgtaaaaaattaataatacagAATTGCCCTaccattttgaaaaaaataccaAACTACCCTGCTTTTTGGTGTGAGGGGAACACTGAATCCAGAGGGGAGCGTCCAGGACGCGCCATCCCCAAGGTAGTGTTCATAGGAAGATGCGTCATTGGGAAGATAAAATTAACCGTAAATGTTCTGGATTGGGCCTAGAGCCCAATATTTGAGGAAGAATTCTTGGACAGCAGAGGCCCAATTAAGGAGCAGCCTGTAAAAGTGCCTACGAGTCAACGGCCTCAATGCTCGTTGCATTGTAACGGTCGACCatcggaatgatgagcattaattGCTCATCATGGCTcttagccgttttccggcagtcACTTGATTATCATTAATGACATCAAGGGTCTTGGCCCAGAAACAACCTTCGTCAACTTTACAAATTTGAAAACCTCACTTCACACttaactgacttgagcgtcggagtgcttGTAGGTACACAACCCTCTTTCGCTTCATCGGGTTTGAAACGGAGCAACGCCGGACGCGGTCACACTTCTGATCGGGTAAGATCAATACCATTATAGTATTAATCCTTACTACTAGTACTCCtttgtccctaattataagcacactttcaaaagataaaatttgtccctaaatttaaggtttttttttaaaaaaattcctagACACATAAACCTATACATTGAAATACAAATacatattttcaccaaaaataATTTAGTAATCGTAATACTCAAAAAATACACCTTCattatcctatttttttttacttttatttttaatatcagTGAAAAATATCAATCGAGGTTATAATAAGGGACGGATTGAGTATTATTTATGTATGCAGTGTAGCTACTGCTAGCTTCAAGTGAAGGGGTTTTCTTTATCTATGCAATGCAACACAACCTACAATCCTACATTACCAATTATGTACCAACATGAGTGGTGGCCTTCGTTGCACAATGTGATACTTATACTTTGCTGGAAAAGATTTGTTTGCGAGCGACAGAGCGAGCCTCAGAAAAAGCAAATTTGTCcctttaaccattttttttttatcaagtctCTTTAACCATATGATATGgggtcttttatttttatttttattttttttgcagtttGCATTGCTCACTTAATAGTAAtggtttaaaataaaaaaaaatgttaaatagtggcTTGGGATAGTAGAACACTGATTAAGGAAGTAAATATATATGTATTGGAATTTGACTACTCAAAAACAATGGTGGATCCATGTGTATGATACCGGGGGCTCAAGCCCCCACAAGGataaaaaactttttataatattattttgcattaattagtaaaatggtctcttaaagatatttttgctttcacattggtctcttaaagaaaaaaaatctaaatagatcccttaaagaaaaaaatgtccgaatagatcccttaaagacatattcgttaatcagtttgatcttattcaaacattttttaagGGACTAAACTAATTAACGGATATCTCTTTTTACTCAAATTTCTACTTCCTTAACTTATTTTGTGTAGGTCATTTCACTCTTCAATCAAATATTTTACAATCatcatctaaaaaataatttaattggtTGTAGTATTTCTAGCgccactaataaaaatttctggATCCACAACCCTTAACCAATGCACCGGTTAGCATatcctaaaataaattaaataatagtacTTCGTAATAGACAAAAAATCTCATTCCAAAATTGATTTGActtaacttttataaaaatcaattcacttaaaaaaaattgatttaactTAACTTTGCCGAACCAACCAAACATATCCTGATATGATATCCATAATGAACacatttttttgaaataatttctCTATGGTAAATCACATCACACccatccacaaaaaaaaatggattagtAAAAAGCTAAAGAGAGTCAAACATCATTACCctaaattgattgatatttgattGATTGAAATGTACGCAAAATAGTGAGATAAGGATATCACCATTACCATTAGCTACATGGTAGGGAAATAGCTACTAGATCATTACAGTACTATCAAATCACCAttttagaaacaaaaattaaaaacaatattaaaCCTAACAAAAAAGTTACTAAAGCATAAACAGTGTCACCACCTAAGAAACTTACAAGCAAAATCAATTAACCGTACCATTATAGTATTAATCCAAACTCCATTGCTATGATCTGTGAAAGATTCTGAATAtgcatttttcaattttcatcaaATAAGCCTCCAAATTCTGACATTCTTCGCAATGCAGAAAGCACAGTAAGCATCAACACTGGCATAAACAACTTGTTCATCACTCAGAACTTCATCATCCCAATCACTTCTTCCAATTTCATCACTCTGTTCAATTTCATAACCAAGACATTTCTCAACGATTTCATCCACCGAAGCACGACGTAGGTTTTCATTATCATTTGGATCCTTAGGTACAGCGTAACGCCTCAGATCTAACGGATCTTCTTCCATCTTCAAACCGCGATTCAACGACTCCAACTTCTCACGATCAGAATGATTCCAGAAACCTACAAAAATGTGATCAGGATTCTTAAGAAAGTTCTGGAGACTCTTTGGAATGTAGGTAGCGTGAGCTAGTTGGAAGATTAAGCAATGGTGACCGATGCAGAGCTGTAAAGTGTCAGCCGGAGGATCACGAATGCCGGCGCCGGGAGTCCATTGAACGCCGAGGCCAACGATGAGACGGTTCTGGCGGATGTAGCGGCGGCGGAAGTAAATTGCTGAATGAATCCATTTTCTGACGACGGAAGCAACGGCGGTGACGGTTACTTTGATTTCGTTTCCGTGCAAGTTGACGGTGTAAACGTCGTGAGTGTTAAAGCGGTTACGGTTGACGATGGAGGGCATTTTGGACTTTTGTGTGTGAAAGTGAAAGGAAATGGAAGAGAAAATCTGTTGTGAGTGGAATGCGGTTATGGTGGCTGCATCAAGCGGTTATGTACTATTGGAGAGAGACAATTCGCGCGGTAGTGGGATTTGATTCTGTACGAACGCTGCTGCATGGTCTATGATACAGCAACTAACAACTTCTTGAACAAGTTTgggtttttaactttttatttatttatttataataagtttgtttaatttttatatactagtcccacacccgtgcgatgtacgggtgttatgcggtattttatattataataatgttgaATTAACTTCTTTCAATCACATGCGCAATAACatctaaaacaattaaaatagacacatattatttagattaaaatatcaatcaatatatgagatttaaattaaaacgaaagctaataatcattaccaactattttttcttcttcagttgaattcaaaatatcttggaatggcataaaatcaaaatggttCAATGGAATGTGTGTAGCATCGATCTTGGTAAATGTAGTAGTGTGCGATGCACGGACATTATGTGTTTTATAATGAagcgtcaaaaaattatttgtataaatagtaaattaataattgaaacaatagatgttatcaaaataatattagcaataaaacttaattaaaaatattaacaatatgaattatatttgtaattgcatttcaaacaatttatttgtagtGTTTCGTAAATATCATGCAAAGTCCCACTACAGAAATATCACAAATTAGACAATAAGAAtgctaagaaaaaaataaatattgaatattaaaagggaaataaatgaagaaataaggaTGAGAAAGAGGGTTGGGTAGAAGGGTTATACAATGACTATGATAAAGTGCTAAAATAGAATATACttgcaaaatcaacaatatagtTTCACTCgttaaatacaaagaaaaagaaagatacaataaaatcataaaatttcataaacataTCATTCTTCTACAACACTAATAACCCTTCCAAATAGAAATTTCACATGCTCATATATGTATGAGCAGGGATAtaagacatatatattataaaataattaattcacaaAATCGTTTTTATTATAGTGAGAGTGTCAATCAACATGTTtgacactaaaaaaatattaaaagaggtGAATACTTATTATCTAACTCTTGATTTATCCACAAAAAGAAATGATCTAAAGGCTATGATTGATTGATACAATTAGAGTTAGGATTAgtggtaggagaactatctaggatttatatatatagatattttattagaaatttATTATAGTAAATGTCTTGTAAGGAAGTATACAGTCTAGTTGGGATTTGAATTTAACGTATTTAACGTTCGATTAAAATGAAAGATtacaattaaataatataaatactaaCCGTTTGTACATGAAACATTCGATAAAAAATCTGTGACTTAGATCTTTTACTTAGTAAAACAATTACAACAATGGGTCTAGATCCATTTAGTTTAgtgtttttttgaacaagccaaaatgagatatatatatatatatatataatagtcttttagcacaagacgtgccaagaAGACTAAAACAAAGTTACAAAAAGAGTCACAAATacaagaaccaaaagaaactatacaagaCCCAAGCAAAGCAAAGGattagaccaccaactatggcagttcaaagctaaagtgatactcgtcgctttcaaccacctaaatgaaAACGTCTTGATCTTATCCACCGTATGATGCACTGAATTTGCTGAGCCTGTAAACAATCGATgatttctttcggtccacacaacccaaacaCAAACAAGCCATACGAGCTGCATGAAAGAACGTCGACCTCTAGAACCACCTGCTGAATCcgtaaactgaacaaagtgtTCTGGAAGAGTCTGAGCAGTCACCGAAGGAGAACCAATCCATGAACTGACCAGTGACCAAAGAGGACCAAGAGAGCTGCAATAGAGGAACAAGTGCTGAGCCGACTCAACCTCCCCGcaaccaaaaacacaaaaatgcgCCTCCGTAGATAAAATCCCTCGAGTGaccaggtttgctttggtaggtaacctATCCCGCAAGAGTCGCCAAGCAcaaatggaaaccttcaaaggaacctgacggTGCCATATAAGACCTGACGTAGCATCCAGAGTAACGTCATCCTGACTCGTCAAGAGCTGATAAGAATCACGAACCGTGTAACCGTCATCCAGGTCAGTTCGCCAATGCCACCTGTCTGAAACATGATCCTGCAGAGAGATGGTAAGTAGAAAAgcctgacactcccccaacaacTCCTCCTCACATGCCCTCAACTGACGTCGCCACTGCCACGCCTCCCCTCCAACCTCCCACCCACGCGAAAACATCTCAGCCACTGTAGCCGATTTGTTTTCTGCCAGGTCAAACAGCCTCCCGAAACGCTCCCGTAACGAGATAccatccacccagggatcgGTCCAGAAAAAAGTATCTGACCCATCCCCCAACTGCCTCACAACACCCTCCATAAACCACCCTCTCCCTGCCTCCCCTCCACCATCCCGAATGCGCGCCAACTCCCTCCACCATGTCGACCCACATGCTCCACCCTCACACAACCTACCTCGCACTACCCCATACCGTCCTGCCAACACTCGGAACCACAAACCCTCTCTATCCActagcatcctccaacaccatttgCCCAACAGGGCCAAGTTGAACTCCCTCAACTGCCTAACCCCCAAACCCCCATACTCCTTACGCAAGCAAATAGTATTCCAATTAATCCAAGACAGTTTCCTAAGATTCTCActtcccccccaaaaaaatttaatcaaaatagattcaatagaAGAGATAGTACCTGAAGGAGctttaaagaaagaaagagcataAACAGGCAAAGATGTCAGCACGGATTTAAGCAAAACTAAACGACCACCAATAGAGAGGAAACGACTACTCCAACCCGATAAGCGATTCTTTAGACGATCCAAAACCGGTTCCCAAAAACATAAGCGCCGCGGATCACCCCCAATAGGCAGACCCAAGTAAAGGAAAGGGATCTTCCCTACTTTACAGCACAGAGCAGACGCCGCCTCAACTAACCAAGAATCAGGGATGTTAACCCCAACCAGCATGCTTTTGTGAAAATTCACTCGTAAACCAGACATAGACTCGAACAACACAAGGACTGCCCGTAAAGCCCGGACGTTCGCCCAACTCTTATTCCCCATCAACAGCGTATCATCAGCAAATTGAAGATGCGACACCGACACTGGTGCAAGCTCGCCCACGCTGTACCCCGTAAACACATTGCGTTCCACCATGGCTTCCATCAACACATGTAAGCCCTCAGCAGccaatagaaaaagaaaaggagataaCGGATCCCCCTGCCTTAAACCTCTCTCAAGAGGAAACTCATCAGTCGGACTGCCATTAACCAAAATCGAAGCAGATGCCGTACACACACATTCTTTAATGCACTTCCTCCACAGAGTTGGAAAACCCATTCTCCCCATAACATCCTCCAGATAACCCCATTCAACCGAGTCATAAGCCTTCtcaaaatcaactttaaaaAGAAGCAACTCCTTCTTAGACTTACGGGCCTCATCCACTACCTCATTTGCGACAAGGATGCCATCGAGAATTTGTCGGCCCTTAATGAAAGCCGTCTGAGATTCAGATATCACACTACCCATCACCCCACGCAGACGATTCGCTAACACCTTAGCCAAGATCTTATAAAGGCTGCCCACAAGAGAAATAGGCCGGAAGTCATTCAACCTTTGGGGGCTGTCAACTTTGGGTATTAAAGCTATGAAAGTGGCATTTAAACCCTTAGTCAATCTGCCATTCCGATGAAACTCCGAAATAAAACGCACAATATCACCTTGCATCTCAGCCCAAAAATCcttaataaaaccaaaattaatcccGTCGGGGCCCGGTCTTTTGTAACTGTCACAGTCCCAAACAGCTGCCTTTACTTCGTCCGCAGAAAAAGGCTTGATTAGCCCACTCACCTCCGACGCATGCAACCGTTTAAAGGTAAGATTATCTACCCGAGGCCTTTCCACATTAATGGCCTTGAAGTGAGACGCAAAGTGAGAAAAAACCGCATGCCTAATGGAtgatgtaacgacccatttttcgtattcgtatattttattaaatgttattttatttattaattggcttttattattttagtgagcgacgaataattatttagccgagcgtaagttattaggcgcgagaacctttgttttgggcttaatgggcgtgagaggcaatgggcctaagccaattgggcttggttcatgaccatgggaagtagtataagtagcaagtcaaacatatgaatagtattacaattcatttctttgagttttgagtgagtagagcaagagcaaaaccatagagctaagctagggtttgatcaagagagaaagcttgagcaagagaaggcttggatcatcaccaaacttaaggtaagagattagaattcatgattcttgagtggcaaggagaggggagattgtctatgtctccgttcccgaactctcccactcaatttcttttagactttgactaagcttttgtatgtgagtatgatgttcttcatcatcactttgtatgtgttaatcactagtttgatttcatgaaaaatatgcatgtatttggatcatgttgaaaaagtttatgaaagttgcttaaaactcaagtaattggcatgattttgattgttagaggtatttggatgtttggaagggatgattaatgttccttgataccatatatgtttggaatggctgtttatatgaatttataacatgtttgaatgaatttttgagttgatttaatgttaaaccgccttagaaactcaagaacagatattttctttcaggtgtagttcgctaagcgaccaggagttcgctgtagcgaacaggttcgctggatctcgccgaagctcgctatgagcaggtgattcccgggtgaggttcgcttaggctcgctaagccttcgctcagcgaatagttcgttgaagctcgccaatgctcgccatgagcaggtgacttcctggtgtggttcgccatgtctcgctgaggcttcgcttagcgaaggcctctgtgacagcaattcttgttgatgtttgtaagtgtggttaggcacttgtaacatggtttaagagtatccttacatgattgttgatacatgttgatactgttaatgcttattgttaatcgttatatgaatgataaacgtgtatgcaataagttgtagcttaaaatgagcaatgttatgttttggcattaatgtgcaatgttaagtgaatgtgttaggattgtgttcccgcattcataaaagtgtagcttcgagctagagaatctcatatggttgatatgtgtatgcatacatgcattcatgattgtatgtgaacattggaaacttgggttccaataacgaaaatggattatgtgtccataatgaagccgaggatcggattagatgaatccatgagtccggagttgctatccaacaggatataaaactgtgttggcttatccaagggagataagatggttcggtaagttccgacatatccagcatgatataaaactgttcttggtccaccgttggtgagacatcttggtaccacatgcatttagttatgtctagggatggcatgacagtgaattaattggcattagataccttagggtaaatgcgcatatatatttgataactggtacgtgacattatttggttgaattgtgttgaactttattaattgataatcgtttagtgcgatgttttgacgtgagttagaatatgtatgatatagttcgaaagtgtaagacctttcttatactcgtatgatatgcgattatgttttctaactctctgctttgtgttatttgctggacctttgggggttcagatattcaggctgaggattgtgccgacgtttagactgctgttctagcgtggtgttgaagtaccttttggtgaggagacttagcatagattactcctcttagtactagcttttgactagagtttgtaaatagtaaatgctctggtaatgtaacatcgagtcgaggttttcgcttggctttcatcgtatatcggtgttacctttttgatatgctagttcttgtataagtgacatccttagggatgaatatggcttatgtatata from Trifolium pratense cultivar HEN17-A07 linkage group LG5, ARS_RC_1.1, whole genome shotgun sequence encodes:
- the LOC123886270 gene encoding exonuclease mut-7 homolog, producing the protein MPSIVNRNRFNTHDVYTVNLHGNEIKVTVTAVASVVRKWIHSAIYFRRRYIRQNRLIVGLGVQWTPGAGIRDPPADTLQLCIGHHCLIFQLAHATYIPKSLQNFLKNPDHIFVGFWNHSDREKLESLNRGLKMEEDPLDLRRYAVPKDPNDNENLRRASVDEIVEKCLGYEIEQSDEIGRSDWDDEVLSDEQVVYASVDAYCAFCIAKNVRIWRLI